The Brassica oleracea var. oleracea cultivar TO1000 chromosome C7, BOL, whole genome shotgun sequence sequence ACAGCTGGTTCTGCTCAACTATGGATTAGCAAGCATACACCAAGGTTTGTTGTGCCTTCGGAATCTTATCTTCAGTATTAACTATTAAGTATATGTAACAAAGAAAAGCTTTGTTTTGTCTTTAAAATGTATTGTTATCTATATTTACCCTGAGCTAGGTGTGCTAATATCAAATTTATCATATCTATCCTACTTATCTCTGTTTTATTTCTCAATATTTTGTAGTTCGAAAATGAACATGTCCGGTCAAATATAACCGACTTCAAACAGGTTTTAGAGATAACCGGGTGTTGGCTTGTCACAGATTTCTCAGGCTGTGTATGACGTTGAGGAAGCAACCGCAGAAGCGTTTGACATAATTTTATCACAAAAGGTTGAGACATCCGTCTGATTTTTTTTTTTTTTTTTTTTTTTTTTTTTTGTATTTGTATAACCTTCTTTCCATCGTTCTATTTTTGGTAATCAACAAGTATAACCGTGATATCCACAGGCCATTAAATCATCTGAAACAAGTGCGTCATTTATAAGATTTATCCAGCTTCTAACAGCACATCATGCTTCCAGGAGGTAAAGTAAAGTCCCATCATCCTAATGTCTATTGTTGCTTATCGCTGGTCACCCTTTTTTAACACTATCTGTGCTTTGGTCTCTCATTTTGAAAGTGTACAGATTCTTCTCTTTAATTTTTGTAATACGCACACTGAGAGTTTGTGAGTGTTGGGATCGTAGATAGAAATCTTTAATATAATTTCTATCCTGACCACATGGTTTGAGTTGTTGTGAAATAATTCAAGAAGAATCTTCTCACTCTCTGCAATTGAGATCTGAAAACACTTGGTGAGAAAGAGAGCTTTTTGCCAGTTAGATACGTTTTCTTTTGTTCAACTTCAATGTGTTAATTTTACATGTATAATTAGTGAGAGTGTATATTTACAAAGACATCGTCTTGTTATGTATATGTGAAAGGAAATAAACAAACAGTGCTCATGGCACGCCTATAATGTAAGATTGCGTGTGAGGCAAGCGCCACAACTCTGCTTCTTCATCAGATGAATCTTCAGAGTCAGAGGTTTCAAAGTTCTGAGAATGGCGACGGCAGGTAGCGACTGCTTTGGTGACAACATAGATGGGTAGCATGATCCCGAGTATTCTCAAAAACAACAACTGAAAAAAACAAAAGAAACAATTAAAGAGTTTCATCATCTCTGGAAATGGAATCTAATGTGAAATAATATACACCATGAACAAAGGGAAGACATGGAGGTTTGATCCGGTAAGGACTAAGGGAAGGGTGTGTCGGAGAATCAGGAGAGCCATAAACTGCAAGATTGCAACAACGGAAACATGAGTAAAGAAAGGTGTTATAATGGAAGGTAAAGGAGGAGGAGACTGGCGTGTGCGTACGATGAGAACAAGAGAACGGAAACAGATGAAGCTTGTGGTGGAAAAAAGAGGATACTGATGATGATGATCGTGGATGAAAGTGGGATCAGCAGGTACAACTGTGATGAAACGAGGATGCTCACGTTGAGATATTGCCCAGTTTCCCCTGAAATGAAGAGGGACATGACCCAACTCTAACAATGGAGCTGGCGCTGTATAATCCGGCTTGAATCCCTGAACAACACACACACATTTGTATAATTAGATTTCAAGAAGAAGATGTTGAGAAGAGAAGGAGAAGGGACCTACCTGATGGCAAATCTCGCAGTTGGTGTTTCCTTTCTCGTTACACCATCTCTGCACGCACCTCCTATGTGCATACTGCAAACAACAACATGGCACATCTAAATATCAAACCAATGACTCTGTCTCTTGGAATCTCAAATGCTTATAAGTTTTGTCGTTACCTTCAAGCTGCCGCTGCAAGAACAAGGAGTCTCCATCTTTGAATCCACATCCTCATCGTGACAAATCCTACACAGCACCATCGACAAATCTCCGTTACGCACCTTCTCAAGTGTTTTCTCATCGAGGACTCTAATACATTCCTCCTCGACAGGTGCGTTGGCTTGCAACATACGGTTCCTGCTCTGAATCGCTTCCTCAATCGTGGCTTCTGTTATCAACCGGTCCATAAACAGCACGAAATGATCTCCCATGACTTGCAGCTGAAGAAAGTCCCCTATTTATATTAGTATTGAGATTCTTCTCCCCTTTTCTTTAATGCTGCGAATTGATGATAAAATGGGGTTAGGGTCAGAATCATTTAACCAAAGGAGCATTCGCATTCGCATTCAATGCTAAGGTGATGGTGATACGCAACTTGAACATGTGAATTAGAAGCTGCTCATTAATGGAATAGATGATAAAAATATCTTTAAAAAAAAAACGTTTTAGATAAAAAAAACTTAAATAAGCAAACACTTTTTCTGGATAATGAAAGAGCCATGGGCGAAAAGCTGAACCAAAGCTGGTTAGTTACCAGAACATAAAAGCTGTAATTTTTTGTGAAGTGCACAAGTTTATGGAAACGGTTTAACTGAATGTTAT is a genomic window containing:
- the LOC106303550 gene encoding uncharacterized protein LOC106303550, whose protein sequence is MGDHFVLFMDRLITEATIEEAIQSRNRMLQANAPVEEECIRVLDEKTLEKVRNGDLSMVLCRICHDEDVDSKMETPCSCSGSLKYAHRRCVQRWCNEKGNTNCEICHQGFKPDYTAPAPLLELGHVPLHFRGNWAISQREHPRFITVVPADPTFIHDHHHQYPLFSTTSFICFRSLVLIFMALLILRHTLPLVLTGSNLHVFPLFMLLFLRILGIMLPIYVVTKAVATCRRHSQNFETSDSEDSSDEEAELWRLPHTQSYIIGVP